A single genomic interval of Rosistilla ulvae harbors:
- a CDS encoding class I SAM-dependent methyltransferase translates to MKIPFTKYAIKGYNARLEQQFDECRVASEAMQRRSHARFHIINALLQNTQQKRYLEIGVRNLEDNFNRINADFKVCVDPGYEAAINHATFPMTSDEFFDQLHNDQLDIEHNRFDVIFLDGLHLADQLYRDIQNALQVVADTGFVVLHDCNPPTLHHARENFREQSPAAGFWNGTCWKAYQRIRTETDKRCFVVDVDWGVGVIVNHDEDPAYRLPATVNPFYEFHVLDANRREILNLVEPMDVSELRENL, encoded by the coding sequence ATGAAAATTCCATTCACAAAATATGCGATTAAGGGCTACAACGCGAGGCTTGAGCAGCAATTCGATGAATGTCGGGTTGCCAGCGAAGCGATGCAACGTCGCAGCCACGCTCGGTTTCATATCATCAATGCGTTGCTGCAAAATACCCAGCAAAAGCGGTATCTGGAGATCGGTGTTCGCAATCTGGAAGACAATTTCAATCGCATCAACGCCGACTTCAAAGTTTGTGTCGACCCAGGATACGAGGCTGCAATCAACCACGCGACCTTTCCGATGACAAGCGACGAATTTTTTGACCAGCTTCACAACGACCAATTGGACATCGAACACAATCGTTTCGACGTGATTTTTCTCGATGGTTTACATCTTGCCGACCAATTGTATCGCGATATCCAAAATGCGCTGCAGGTCGTGGCCGACACTGGTTTCGTTGTCTTGCACGACTGTAATCCGCCGACGCTGCACCATGCTCGCGAGAATTTTCGAGAGCAAAGTCCAGCCGCGGGCTTTTGGAACGGCACTTGTTGGAAGGCGTATCAGCGAATCCGCACCGAAACGGACAAGCGATGTTTTGTTGTCGACGTCGACTGGGGTGTCGGTGTGATCGTCAATCACGATGAAGATCCCGCCTATCGGTTGCCGGCGACGGTGAATCCGTTTTACGAATTTCACGTGCTGGATGCCAACCGCCGCGAGATCTTGAATCTTGTCGAACCGATGGACGTTTCGGAGCTGCGGGAAAATTTGTAA
- a CDS encoding FkbM family methyltransferase, translating to MSEIADLFDRLLRRNRWLPRAAWLRGRLRAPYHRLLSRGDRGLPLRIGGALDVRLPVDFCARELQRYEPETAAAIHDWVVKHPGGAFIDIGCSYGYFSCGVLFADPTARVFAIDADLPSLAITRHVCSLAADVGERLGLYRTLIGEEGTECVSAEGLKAQTLTTLPDPALKLDPQSTNYVNLDTQIDERQLPRIALDRFLAETLGDQPVACLVKCDVEGAEQVVLEAASETLRDRKPTILVSVHPPYLPKFGGSVEAIRALIELQGYTIDVIGIDHEEHWLCTC from the coding sequence ATGTCTGAAATTGCCGATCTTTTCGACCGCCTGCTTCGCCGAAATCGTTGGTTGCCGCGGGCAGCTTGGCTCCGTGGTCGGTTGCGGGCTCCCTACCATCGCCTCTTGTCACGCGGCGATCGTGGCTTGCCCCTGAGAATCGGTGGCGCCCTCGACGTGCGATTGCCTGTCGATTTTTGCGCTCGCGAGCTGCAGCGCTATGAACCCGAGACGGCGGCGGCCATCCATGATTGGGTTGTCAAGCATCCGGGGGGAGCCTTTATCGATATTGGTTGTTCTTATGGGTACTTTTCATGTGGCGTGTTGTTTGCCGATCCGACGGCACGCGTCTTTGCGATCGACGCTGATCTCCCCAGCCTTGCTATCACGCGTCATGTTTGTAGTCTAGCAGCCGACGTTGGGGAGCGGCTTGGATTGTATAGGACGTTGATCGGCGAGGAGGGAACCGAGTGTGTAAGCGCGGAAGGCTTGAAGGCGCAGACGTTGACAACGCTCCCCGATCCGGCGCTGAAGCTGGATCCTCAGTCGACAAACTATGTGAATCTAGACACACAGATCGATGAACGCCAATTGCCAAGGATTGCGCTCGACCGTTTTCTGGCCGAAACGCTAGGAGACCAGCCAGTTGCGTGCCTTGTGAAGTGTGATGTCGAAGGGGCCGAACAAGTCGTCCTGGAAGCGGCGAGCGAGACTTTGCGCGACCGCAAGCCAACGATCCTGGTGAGCGTCCACCCTCCCTATTTGCCGAAATTTGGAGGCAGTGTCGAAGCAATTCGTGCATTGATTGAGTTGCAAGGATACACGATCGATGTTATCGGCATCGATCACGAAGAGCATTGGTTGTGCACTTGTTAA
- a CDS encoding glycosyltransferase family 2 protein, whose translation MAVSNSPVVSVLVTVYNREQYLQATLVSILQSSFSNFEVVVVDDGSTDGSLDIAQDVAQSDPRIRVESNPSNLGDYGNRMQAASLARGKYIKYVDSDDLIYPHGLQVMVDAMQRYPDAALALAHSMPEDISPYPWYLKSIEAYRKHFLGRGCMSCGPTGAIIRRDAFDAVGGFRKQWGVLSDSELWYRLAAEYPVVLLPPGLVWWRRHDAQEFTKDDASDVYMRRGYELDIAAVGCNCPLSEAERNQAIDLKKKQYARRIISLALRKRRIRKAWRLYRDSDLSIADIVNAFVSRRWPHVSRPKYPKVL comes from the coding sequence ATGGCCGTTTCCAATTCTCCTGTCGTTTCCGTATTGGTTACCGTCTACAACCGAGAACAATACCTCCAAGCGACGCTCGTTAGTATTTTGCAATCGAGCTTTTCGAATTTCGAAGTGGTTGTCGTCGACGATGGGTCGACCGACGGTTCCCTGGATATCGCCCAGGACGTTGCCCAGTCGGATCCCCGCATCCGCGTCGAGTCGAATCCTTCGAATCTTGGAGACTACGGCAATCGCATGCAGGCAGCATCGCTTGCACGCGGGAAGTATATCAAATACGTCGATTCGGACGATCTGATCTATCCACACGGTTTACAAGTGATGGTTGATGCGATGCAGCGCTATCCCGATGCCGCGCTGGCGTTGGCGCATTCGATGCCCGAGGACATTTCACCCTATCCGTGGTATTTGAAATCGATCGAAGCGTATCGCAAACATTTCTTAGGACGCGGTTGCATGAGTTGCGGTCCGACCGGCGCGATCATCCGCCGCGACGCGTTTGATGCGGTAGGCGGATTTCGCAAGCAGTGGGGTGTCTTGTCCGATTCGGAACTGTGGTACCGGCTTGCGGCGGAATATCCTGTCGTCTTGCTGCCTCCCGGATTGGTTTGGTGGCGGCGGCACGACGCCCAGGAGTTCACAAAAGACGATGCCAGCGACGTCTACATGCGTCGCGGCTACGAACTTGACATTGCTGCAGTGGGATGTAACTGTCCGTTGTCGGAGGCCGAGAGAAATCAGGCAATCGATCTCAAGAAAAAACAATACGCCCGGCGAATCATCTCGCTAGCGTTACGAAAACGGAGGATTCGGAAAGCCTGGCGGCTTTATCGTGATTCGGATCTTTCCATTGCAGATATTGTAAACGCGTTCGTCTCCCGCCGATGGCCTCATGTATCGCGACCTAAGTATCCCAAAGTTTTATGA
- a CDS encoding glycosyltransferase family 2 protein → MSRPTVSIVIPAYNVGRYIDDVLRAALGQSLRDLEVVVVDDGSSDDTADRIKRVCDRRLKYVFQENAGQSAAINRGVAESSGDFIKLLDADDWIHPEHVAEQLAALAGHPNAIASCRWGYFTRDFRQPAVQSEHTNCSYRDPMRWLFDSLTIDQGMMGGWMWLIPRGVWEKSGGYDRRLSLNNDFHFSIALALAAESIQYAPSAIYSYRTGVAGALSGSQGRSAMESALLTTQLGTDLLLAREDSTEIRQLCADRFQQWLYQFYPEHLDLAEIANERIQQLGGSELPLRGGRVMQALLPVLGWRRVRRLQHWVYAHGWQRVLRAKARQRVSRFQ, encoded by the coding sequence GTGAGTCGGCCAACGGTATCGATCGTGATTCCAGCGTACAATGTTGGACGTTATATCGATGACGTTTTGCGGGCCGCGCTGGGACAGTCCCTGCGCGATTTAGAGGTCGTTGTTGTCGACGACGGGTCGAGCGATGATACCGCAGACCGAATCAAGCGCGTGTGCGATCGGCGATTGAAATATGTGTTCCAAGAGAATGCAGGCCAATCGGCGGCGATCAACCGCGGCGTTGCGGAGTCAAGCGGCGATTTCATCAAACTTCTCGACGCGGATGACTGGATTCATCCAGAGCATGTCGCGGAGCAGTTGGCGGCACTTGCTGGACACCCAAATGCCATCGCATCATGTCGCTGGGGATACTTCACCCGCGATTTTCGACAGCCTGCTGTCCAGTCGGAACACACCAATTGTTCGTATCGCGATCCAATGCGTTGGCTTTTCGATTCATTGACGATCGATCAAGGCATGATGGGCGGTTGGATGTGGTTGATTCCGAGAGGCGTGTGGGAAAAATCGGGTGGGTACGATCGACGTTTATCTTTGAACAACGATTTCCATTTCAGCATCGCGTTGGCACTTGCTGCCGAATCGATCCAGTACGCCCCCTCGGCCATTTACAGTTATCGGACCGGCGTTGCGGGCGCTCTGAGCGGCAGCCAGGGACGCAGCGCGATGGAGTCGGCGCTGTTGACAACCCAGTTGGGGACCGATTTGTTGCTCGCACGCGAGGATTCCACAGAGATTCGCCAGTTGTGTGCGGATCGGTTCCAGCAGTGGCTGTACCAGTTCTATCCGGAACATCTCGATCTCGCCGAGATTGCCAACGAGCGAATCCAGCAGCTTGGCGGCAGTGAATTGCCCTTGCGCGGCGGTCGGGTGATGCAAGCCTTGTTGCCCGTTTTGGGATGGCGACGGGTGCGGCGCTTGCAACACTGGGTTTATGCCCATGGTTGGCAGCGCGTCTTGCGGGCCAAAGCGCGGCAGCGCGTATCGCGATTCCAATAG
- a CDS encoding glycosyltransferase family 4 protein, which translates to MHLLMDNQHHIAAIEPSGRLYGSEYCLLDILDGTDPNRFRWTVLLPRGNGFDELLRQRDIRCEFIIPASLGNSGKLRRASVYGRMLWRLWRMHPDLLYVNQAGSLRAANVMAKVLGLPVVCQVQTLEDARWLSERQHLQRCVQAFVCNSEYIADQTRVAEEKKCVLYQGIPEHRLTRAIENAGLPRAKQSQEPFAIGILGRIAVSKGHYLLLEAAKHLLADGMDCRFVVIGEGLTSADTKAYRDEVQRAGLASRFEFRGYRTDLQHELGRLDVLAIPSIAEPLGRVLFDAAEFGVPVVVADSGGLGEVSTRFSIGVRFQAENDESLAEALLQTAKNYEQVASSFQTTAVEMFRRLANDTYMETMQRILQSAVSSQKTSETWLGDK; encoded by the coding sequence GTGCACTTGTTAATGGACAACCAACACCATATCGCAGCGATCGAACCTTCGGGCCGACTGTACGGAAGTGAATACTGCTTGTTGGATATTCTCGATGGGACCGATCCCAACCGGTTTCGCTGGACGGTGCTGCTGCCTCGCGGCAACGGGTTCGACGAACTGTTGCGGCAGCGCGACATCCGCTGCGAATTTATCATTCCCGCATCCCTCGGCAATTCGGGAAAGCTACGACGGGCCTCGGTATATGGGCGGATGCTGTGGCGGTTGTGGCGGATGCACCCCGATTTGTTGTATGTAAATCAGGCCGGTAGTCTGCGGGCCGCAAACGTGATGGCCAAGGTGCTGGGGCTGCCTGTGGTGTGCCAGGTCCAGACCCTTGAAGACGCCCGATGGTTAAGCGAGCGGCAGCATCTGCAGCGCTGCGTCCAGGCCTTTGTCTGCAACTCGGAATATATCGCCGATCAAACACGCGTTGCAGAAGAGAAGAAGTGTGTTTTGTATCAGGGGATCCCCGAGCATCGTTTGACGCGTGCGATAGAAAACGCGGGGCTCCCTAGGGCGAAGCAATCCCAGGAACCATTTGCGATCGGAATTCTCGGTCGAATTGCGGTTTCCAAGGGGCATTATTTGCTGTTGGAGGCGGCCAAGCATTTGCTCGCCGATGGGATGGATTGTCGCTTTGTCGTGATCGGTGAAGGCTTGACCTCGGCCGATACGAAGGCTTATCGCGACGAAGTCCAGCGTGCGGGACTGGCGTCTCGATTCGAGTTTCGAGGTTATCGAACCGATCTCCAGCACGAGCTTGGTAGGTTGGATGTCTTGGCAATCCCATCGATCGCTGAACCGTTGGGGCGCGTGTTGTTTGACGCCGCTGAGTTTGGGGTCCCCGTTGTGGTCGCCGATTCAGGCGGACTGGGCGAAGTTTCCACGCGTTTTTCGATAGGTGTTCGATTTCAGGCGGAGAACGACGAATCGCTCGCAGAAGCGTTGTTGCAAACCGCCAAGAATTACGAGCAAGTCGCAAGCTCATTCCAGACTACTGCGGTCGAAATGTTCCGCCGACTTGCAAACGATACGTATATGGAAACCATGCAACGCATTCTGCAATCCGCTGTTTCAAGCCAGAAAACGTCGGAAACGTGGCTGGGGGACAAATGA
- a CDS encoding MBOAT family O-acyltransferase: protein MLFHSPEFFAFFPIVFALYWATQRWLWGQNLLVLVASYVFYGWWDWRFLGLIFASSCFDFVAGRAIDVSKSNARRRWLVISSLVFNLGLLGCFKYFNFFAAELAAGFESIGITLDAATLNIVLPVGISFYTFQTLSYTLDIHAGRMKSTRDPLAFFAFVAFFPQLVAGPIERASHLLPQFFVRRRFQYATAVAGSRLILWGFFKKVLVADSCAVLVNDIFADYPSQSGWTLLMGAFFFAFQIYGDFSGYSDIARGLGRLLGFDLMQNFAFPYFSRNVAEFWRRWHISLSTWFRDYLFIPLGGSRGSKAMVARNLLIVFVVSGLWHGANWTFIAWGAVNALMIMPILFIPMGGRGTESVADGRLLPSLRETLQMVITFAAICVTWIIFRSETLPDAYAYLCRMVDQCIAYPGGVLVAFRRYRYEPAMILVVSLVASEWISRWKQFSFDRLPLGVRWTLYQLVFSVVVWIAMYRDTSEFIYFQF, encoded by the coding sequence ATGCTATTTCACTCGCCCGAGTTCTTCGCATTCTTTCCGATTGTGTTTGCCTTGTATTGGGCAACGCAACGTTGGTTGTGGGGGCAGAATCTGTTGGTCCTTGTCGCCAGCTATGTCTTCTACGGATGGTGGGACTGGCGTTTTTTGGGGCTTATCTTCGCGAGCAGCTGTTTCGACTTTGTCGCGGGGCGAGCGATCGATGTTAGCAAGTCCAACGCGCGACGACGATGGCTCGTGATCAGCAGCCTGGTCTTTAATCTCGGACTGCTTGGGTGCTTCAAATACTTCAACTTTTTTGCTGCGGAGCTGGCTGCGGGATTCGAATCGATTGGAATCACCCTGGACGCTGCAACGCTGAATATTGTGTTGCCCGTTGGGATCAGCTTTTACACCTTCCAGACGCTCAGCTACACGCTAGATATTCACGCCGGAAGGATGAAGTCGACGCGCGATCCATTGGCATTTTTTGCGTTTGTGGCATTCTTTCCCCAGTTGGTCGCGGGCCCGATCGAACGGGCGAGCCATCTGTTGCCACAGTTCTTCGTGCGGCGGCGGTTTCAATACGCAACGGCGGTCGCTGGCAGCCGGTTGATCCTGTGGGGATTTTTTAAGAAGGTGTTGGTTGCCGATTCGTGCGCGGTCTTGGTCAACGATATCTTTGCGGACTACCCGTCGCAGTCGGGATGGACGTTGTTGATGGGAGCGTTTTTTTTTGCGTTCCAGATCTACGGGGACTTCTCCGGATACAGCGATATCGCTCGCGGACTGGGGCGTCTGCTCGGGTTTGACCTGATGCAAAACTTTGCCTTTCCCTATTTTTCACGCAATGTGGCAGAGTTTTGGCGTCGTTGGCATATCTCGTTGAGCACTTGGTTTCGCGATTATTTGTTCATCCCCTTGGGAGGCTCGCGGGGCAGCAAGGCGATGGTCGCGCGGAATCTATTGATCGTTTTTGTTGTCAGCGGATTGTGGCACGGAGCCAATTGGACGTTTATTGCTTGGGGCGCCGTCAACGCATTGATGATCATGCCGATCTTGTTCATCCCGATGGGCGGTCGTGGCACGGAATCGGTTGCCGATGGGCGACTGCTGCCATCGCTGCGAGAAACGTTGCAGATGGTAATCACCTTTGCAGCGATTTGCGTCACCTGGATCATCTTTCGCAGTGAAACGTTGCCCGATGCCTATGCCTATCTATGTCGTATGGTGGATCAATGCATCGCCTATCCAGGTGGCGTTTTGGTTGCGTTTCGGCGCTATCGATACGAACCTGCAATGATATTGGTCGTGTCGCTCGTCGCGAGTGAGTGGATTTCGAGATGGAAGCAATTCAGCTTTGATCGACTTCCCTTAGGCGTTCGTTGGACGCTGTACCAACTGGTTTTTTCTGTCGTGGTTTGGATAGCGATGTACCGCGACACCAGCGAGTTTATTTACTTCCAATTTTAG
- a CDS encoding acyltransferase family protein, protein MKTTGPKSPRAQQSEFDLSHMVDGGSGKKAYYAAMDGLRTVAITMVLVEHFGGPLGSYWAAGYYGVDLFFVISGFLITAILIRNPASSFRESYVKFMGRRSLRIFPVYYFALLLLWIGNFPQTRENMLYLATYTWNYATVHFKGEGNNLFYLWSLAVEEQFYLVWPLIALTLRRNLVALFVVTICIVAIGYSQLVLNVFPSLQPYNYVGLINRMGSLGLGAAGAIAVSLRWFPRFWYQSLTFEIVVFAVLGCALTTDQVFRLPLLGFCSLVLVTKSMEGRFRVPGVAAVLQSRIAVYIGQISYGIYVYHWPLGVWLTWYVFDPIWTNIDFSLLGPLSILRWHAWIVKLPLFFAVTVFVAHLSHKYFERPILRLKDRWFPTRSAMDDRTRSLTLSPVRSDDSPEMLH, encoded by the coding sequence ATGAAAACAACAGGACCAAAGTCGCCCCGGGCACAGCAATCTGAATTTGATCTGTCTCACATGGTCGATGGGGGTTCCGGAAAGAAAGCGTATTACGCCGCCATGGATGGATTGCGGACGGTCGCCATTACCATGGTGCTGGTTGAGCACTTCGGTGGTCCGCTGGGAAGTTACTGGGCCGCGGGCTATTACGGTGTTGACCTGTTTTTTGTGATCAGCGGGTTCCTGATCACAGCGATATTGATCAGAAACCCCGCTTCATCATTCCGTGAAAGTTATGTCAAGTTTATGGGTCGGCGTTCGTTACGGATTTTTCCCGTTTACTACTTCGCCTTGCTTTTGCTTTGGATTGGCAATTTTCCACAAACGCGGGAAAACATGCTGTACTTGGCAACGTATACATGGAATTATGCAACGGTGCATTTCAAGGGCGAGGGCAATAATTTGTTCTACCTTTGGTCGCTGGCGGTGGAAGAACAATTTTACTTGGTGTGGCCTCTGATTGCGTTGACGCTTAGACGTAATTTGGTTGCGTTGTTTGTTGTCACGATTTGTATCGTCGCGATCGGCTATTCACAGTTGGTACTGAATGTTTTCCCCTCGCTGCAACCCTACAATTACGTCGGCCTGATAAATCGCATGGGATCGCTGGGACTTGGTGCTGCGGGTGCGATCGCGGTATCACTGCGCTGGTTTCCACGGTTTTGGTATCAGAGTTTGACGTTCGAAATCGTCGTGTTTGCGGTCCTTGGCTGCGCACTCACCACGGATCAGGTGTTCCGGTTGCCATTGTTGGGATTTTGTTCGCTGGTGTTGGTGACGAAAAGTATGGAAGGCCGCTTTCGCGTGCCCGGCGTCGCTGCCGTTCTGCAGAGCCGAATCGCCGTCTACATCGGACAAATTTCGTACGGCATCTATGTCTACCATTGGCCGCTGGGCGTGTGGCTGACGTGGTACGTGTTTGATCCGATTTGGACGAACATCGATTTCTCGCTGCTGGGGCCGCTGTCGATTCTGCGTTGGCATGCGTGGATCGTCAAGCTTCCCTTGTTCTTTGCGGTTACCGTGTTTGTCGCCCATCTATCGCACAAGTATTTCGAACGACCAATTCTGCGGTTGAAAGATCGCTGGTTCCCGACCCGATCGGCGATGGACGACCGAACTCGATCGCTGACGCTGTCTCCGGTGCGTTCGGACGACTCGCCAGAAATGCTGCATTAA